In Methanoregula sp. UBA64, one DNA window encodes the following:
- a CDS encoding GAF domain-containing protein, which translates to MPGTTPISVMFVDDEEVLCDISRRFLEKDRDMKVDTFLSAEAAMEALKSTRYDVIVSDYEMPGVDGIMFLKQLKSWGNTTPFIIFSGKGREAVIIEALNNGADFYLQKGGDPQALFAELKNQIRHIDQKEKARAALRESEERYRIITENMDDTIWLIDLNQKISFISPSAERKRGYTSKELRSMPLLEHLSPPYRPVMQEILTSMIAESERYPNRHISRILDLEFKNKDHTSYWAETTLSLIKKPDGTPSGFMGLGRDITERKKAEEIIRAESERAKTLLRISQMSAESDDEIVRFALEKALELTASPLGYVACTNEDESELYMHHWSSKAMEECAMKTKPVRYKVSETGLWGEAIRQRQPVITNDYAARSPLKKGLPEGHMALTRHMNVPLFEKDHIVAVAGVGNKETDYTESDVQQLTLLMDAMWRVVEKKRADALILSSLHEKEMLLKEIHHRVKNNLQIIGSLLYLQSVNVSDPFTQGILRECRTRVKSMALIHEKLYRSKDIGRIPFVTYLEGLVDALKDSYGVDDDRVTFGISVTPDDLTLNIETGIPCGLLINELVSNSLKYAFPDGRPGRIRIDIGLTAPHQYTLVITDNGVGFPKDVDFRNTTSLGLQLVNNLASQLDGEISLDASEGTRFTIRFRGIEEPKK; encoded by the coding sequence ATGCCTGGTACCACGCCGATCTCGGTAATGTTTGTCGACGATGAAGAGGTCCTCTGCGACATCTCCCGGCGGTTCCTTGAAAAGGACCGGGACATGAAAGTGGACACGTTTTTGTCTGCCGAGGCTGCCATGGAGGCGCTTAAGAGCACCCGGTACGATGTCATCGTCTCCGATTACGAGATGCCCGGTGTGGACGGCATCATGTTCCTCAAACAGCTCAAGAGCTGGGGCAACACGACCCCGTTTATCATCTTTTCCGGGAAGGGGCGGGAAGCCGTCATCATCGAGGCGCTTAACAACGGGGCGGACTTCTATCTCCAGAAAGGGGGCGACCCGCAGGCCCTGTTTGCCGAGCTCAAGAACCAGATCCGGCACATCGACCAGAAAGAGAAGGCCCGGGCAGCGCTCCGCGAGAGCGAGGAGCGGTACCGGATCATAACCGAGAATATGGACGATACGATCTGGCTTATCGACTTGAACCAGAAGATCTCGTTTATCAGTCCCTCGGCCGAGCGGAAACGTGGCTATACCTCGAAAGAACTGCGGTCGATGCCTCTTTTGGAGCATCTTTCCCCGCCGTACAGGCCCGTGATGCAGGAGATCCTCACCAGTATGATCGCGGAGTCCGAACGATACCCGAACCGCCACATCTCCCGGATCCTCGATCTGGAGTTCAAGAACAAGGACCACACCTCGTACTGGGCGGAGACCACGCTCTCGCTCATAAAAAAACCGGACGGCACGCCCTCCGGCTTCATGGGCCTCGGAAGAGACATTACCGAGCGGAAGAAGGCCGAGGAGATCATACGGGCCGAGTCCGAACGGGCGAAAACACTTCTCCGGATCAGCCAGATGAGTGCCGAATCCGACGACGAGATCGTCCGGTTTGCCCTTGAAAAGGCGCTCGAACTGACCGCAAGCCCGCTCGGGTACGTTGCCTGTACGAACGAAGACGAGTCCGAGCTCTATATGCACCACTGGTCCTCGAAAGCCATGGAAGAATGCGCCATGAAGACCAAACCGGTCCGGTACAAGGTGAGCGAGACCGGCCTGTGGGGCGAGGCGATCCGGCAGAGGCAACCCGTCATCACCAACGATTATGCAGCCCGGTCCCCGTTAAAAAAAGGACTCCCCGAGGGCCACATGGCCCTCACCCGGCACATGAATGTCCCGCTCTTTGAAAAGGATCATATCGTTGCCGTTGCCGGTGTCGGGAACAAGGAGACCGATTATACCGAATCCGATGTGCAGCAGCTTACGCTCCTGATGGATGCCATGTGGCGCGTGGTAGAAAAGAAGCGGGCAGATGCCCTCATCCTCTCCTCGCTCCACGAAAAGGAGATGCTCTTAAAAGAGATCCACCACCGGGTCAAGAACAACCTCCAGATCATCGGAAGCCTGTTGTACCTCCAGTCCGTCAATGTCTCGGATCCGTTCACGCAGGGGATCCTGCGGGAATGCCGCACCCGGGTGAAATCGATGGCGCTTATCCATGAGAAACTCTACCGGTCAAAGGATATCGGGCGGATCCCGTTCGTCACGTACCTCGAAGGGCTCGTGGATGCCCTCAAGGACTCGTACGGCGTGGATGACGACCGGGTGACGTTCGGGATCTCGGTAACCCCGGATGACCTGACGCTCAACATCGAGACCGGGATCCCCTGCGGCCTGTTGATCAACGAGCTGGTCTCCAACTCCCTCAAGTACGCGTTCCCCGACGGGAGGCCGGGCCGGATCCGGATCGATATCGGGCTGACCGCCCCCCACCAGTACACGCTGGTCATTACCGATAACGGCGTGGGGTTCCCCAAAGACGTGGATTTCAGGAACACGACCTCGCTTGGCCTCCAGCTGGTAAACAACCTTGCGAGCCAGCTGGACGGAGAAATCTCCCTCGATGCGAGCGAAGGGACGCGCTTTACGATCCGGTTCAGGGGAATCGAGGAACCAAAAAAGTAA
- a CDS encoding response regulator, which yields MTPKKILVVEDNVIVAMELQARLVQAGYLVTGIAATGEAAVQQALSRRPDLLLMDITLKGDMDGIEAVHRIQEEYAPAVIYITAYANESVRNRAMATHPAAYLTKPFEPGELFRAVTRALE from the coding sequence ATGACACCAAAGAAAATTCTCGTAGTCGAGGACAATGTGATCGTGGCCATGGAGCTCCAGGCCCGGCTCGTCCAGGCCGGCTACCTTGTCACCGGCATTGCCGCAACCGGGGAAGCGGCAGTACAGCAGGCCCTCAGCCGCCGCCCCGACCTGCTCCTCATGGATATCACGCTCAAAGGGGACATGGACGGCATTGAAGCGGTCCACCGGATCCAGGAGGAATACGCGCCGGCCGTTATCTACATAACCGCCTATGCAAACGAATCCGTCAGGAACCGGGCCATGGCAACGCATCCCGCCGCCTACCTGACAAAACCGTTCGAGCCCGGGGAACTCTTCAGGGCCGTAACCCGGGCCCTCGAATAA
- the tfrB gene encoding fumarate reductase (CoM/CoB) subunit TfrB produces MKELHVTVQRFDPEKDAEPQFVPYTVSVNDGARVLHVLHAIHDTLDATLAYRYCCSSGQCGSCAVRVNGEPVLACMAEAADGMIIAPLNLPVKKDLVADILPKIREIASLVPAEHGTERLPVKAEIDEIKPLRDCIECMACVSVCPAMDVTKFLGPTAMRQEMRLALDPRDSKNRVPDAVRDGLFTCTSCQACFKVCPKKIRIPGKAIEKLRALANKQGFTFPRHREVEALIKETGRSVVRTAPTFMEQSGFIIEPDGPVRATVGFFVGCMYNLRQQQSALDAMEILKRNGIRVIIPRDQVCCGSPLIRTGQLDYVDTLRKRNIDAFRTRRLDTVMTMCAGCGSTLKHDYATPFKVMDINEVLANYGIEPPAKLPLKATYHDPCHLLRGQDIREEPRQLIRQVVDLVEMPSICCGSGGGVKSGLPDEAAALGEKRREEIKKTGADLVITSCPFCEFHIASHSDKPVKNIMTVLLEGYREKDRLAGKEKE; encoded by the coding sequence ATGAAGGAGCTGCACGTCACCGTCCAGCGGTTCGATCCCGAAAAGGACGCAGAACCGCAGTTCGTGCCGTACACGGTGAGCGTGAACGACGGCGCCCGGGTCCTCCACGTCCTGCACGCGATCCACGATACTCTCGATGCAACGCTCGCGTACCGCTACTGCTGCAGCTCGGGGCAGTGCGGGAGCTGTGCGGTGCGGGTAAACGGCGAGCCGGTCCTTGCCTGCATGGCGGAGGCAGCGGACGGGATGATCATTGCGCCGCTCAACCTCCCGGTGAAAAAGGATCTCGTGGCCGATATCCTCCCGAAGATCCGCGAGATCGCCTCGCTCGTGCCAGCCGAGCACGGGACCGAACGGCTCCCGGTAAAGGCAGAGATCGATGAGATCAAACCCCTCCGGGACTGCATCGAGTGCATGGCCTGCGTCTCGGTCTGCCCGGCCATGGACGTGACAAAGTTCCTCGGGCCCACCGCGATGCGACAGGAGATGCGGCTCGCGCTCGATCCCCGGGACAGCAAAAACCGGGTGCCGGACGCGGTCCGCGACGGGCTCTTTACCTGCACGAGCTGCCAGGCGTGTTTCAAGGTATGCCCGAAGAAGATCAGGATCCCCGGGAAAGCGATCGAGAAGCTCCGGGCGCTCGCAAACAAGCAGGGCTTCACGTTCCCCCGGCACCGCGAGGTCGAGGCGCTTATCAAAGAGACCGGCCGCAGTGTTGTCCGGACCGCACCAACGTTTATGGAGCAGTCGGGCTTCATCATCGAACCCGATGGCCCGGTCAGGGCAACGGTCGGCTTCTTTGTCGGCTGCATGTACAACCTGCGCCAGCAGCAGTCGGCGCTCGATGCAATGGAGATCCTAAAAAGGAACGGTATCCGGGTGATCATCCCCCGCGACCAGGTCTGCTGCGGCTCGCCGCTGATCCGGACCGGCCAGCTCGATTATGTGGATACCCTGAGGAAACGCAACATCGATGCGTTCCGGACCCGCCGGCTCGACACGGTGATGACAATGTGCGCCGGGTGCGGATCGACCCTCAAGCACGATTACGCGACCCCGTTTAAGGTCATGGACATCAACGAAGTCCTTGCGAATTACGGAATCGAGCCGCCGGCAAAGCTCCCGCTGAAAGCAACCTACCACGATCCCTGCCACTTACTGCGGGGCCAGGATATCAGAGAGGAGCCCCGGCAGCTGATCCGGCAGGTGGTGGACCTTGTCGAGATGCCCTCCATCTGCTGCGGCTCGGGCGGCGGGGTAAAGTCCGGGCTGCCCGATGAGGCGGCGGCGCTTGGCGAAAAGCGGCGCGAAGAGATCAAAAAGACCGGGGCCGATCTCGTGATCACCTCCTGCCCGTTCTGCGAGTTCCATATCGCGAGCCACTCGGACAAGCCGGTCAAAAATATCATGACGGTTCTTCTGGAAGGGTACCGGGAGAAGGACCGGCTGGCCGGAAAGGAGAAGGAATAA
- a CDS encoding zinc ribbon-containing protein: MIHLTEQKTYTAGQKVGPGKYVCIDCGKEYTLDKSEQDLRKCPACACEEYQCFPMTHIRPDIKTPEDAKNPPKRGKSFQ; this comes from the coding sequence GTGATACATCTGACCGAACAGAAGACGTATACGGCAGGCCAGAAGGTCGGGCCGGGAAAGTACGTGTGCATTGACTGCGGGAAGGAGTATACGCTCGACAAGAGCGAGCAGGATCTCCGCAAGTGCCCGGCCTGTGCCTGCGAGGAATACCAGTGCTTCCCGATGACCCACATCCGGCCGGATATCAAGACTCCCGAGGATGCGAAGAACCCGCCCAAACGCGGTAAGAGCTTCCAGTAA
- a CDS encoding LamG domain-containing protein codes for MTGFGRRCGYAAALVLLLCCAAALAADSARDPAVYLNFNEGSGKIVLDASGHGNPGSIVGNAHRVDNSGCVKAIFLDGNANYVAIPYTAANHPADAVTVSLWFYGNDTFPETLVSTRAGGSGGYRLAFDDGNDLYWTVGLDNGSDVAVTVPHENIASLQWHHVTGTYDGQTARVYLDGVMRNQQNATGAIRYPAANAVMAGAEAGTSGSPDPVAPGYFTGGIDELRIYPRALSYAEVMDDRFRCTVVPGTGILTLPNATATTEYLPSGTLVLAPGENATRRLSFSGSTENGTWQVTVRPGSELVIRATDVYPETYPDEWYVELRDGENRLNRAVAFPATNNAPVKGVIASGNATVIVHYFGGPARFPAGVELTFESPAGEPPAVSLKNTILEYPIIVIYSASWATLIALIVVIFWVHRRNHKP; via the coding sequence ATGACCGGCTTTGGCAGAAGGTGCGGGTATGCGGCGGCGCTGGTGCTCCTGCTCTGTTGTGCAGCAGCCCTTGCCGCGGACTCCGCCCGGGACCCGGCGGTGTACCTGAACTTCAACGAAGGCAGCGGGAAGATCGTTCTCGATGCGTCCGGCCACGGGAACCCGGGCTCGATTGTCGGCAATGCCCACCGGGTCGATAACAGCGGGTGCGTCAAGGCGATCTTCCTTGACGGCAATGCGAATTACGTGGCGATTCCCTATACGGCAGCAAACCACCCGGCCGATGCCGTCACGGTCTCCCTCTGGTTCTACGGGAACGACACGTTCCCCGAAACGCTCGTCTCGACCCGTGCCGGCGGGAGCGGGGGATACCGTCTCGCCTTCGATGACGGGAACGACCTGTACTGGACGGTGGGCCTCGATAACGGCAGCGATGTGGCCGTCACGGTGCCGCACGAGAATATCGCGTCGCTCCAGTGGCATCACGTGACCGGGACCTATGACGGGCAGACTGCCCGGGTTTACCTTGACGGCGTGATGCGCAACCAGCAGAACGCCACCGGCGCGATCCGGTATCCTGCGGCAAATGCCGTGATGGCGGGCGCCGAGGCAGGGACATCCGGTTCCCCGGATCCCGTTGCACCCGGGTACTTTACGGGCGGGATCGATGAGCTCCGGATCTATCCCCGCGCCCTGTCGTACGCCGAGGTAATGGACGACCGGTTCCGGTGCACGGTCGTCCCGGGCACCGGTATCCTGACGCTTCCCAATGCCACGGCAACCACGGAGTACCTCCCGTCCGGCACGCTTGTACTTGCGCCGGGCGAGAACGCGACACGGCGCCTGAGCTTCTCCGGCAGCACCGAGAACGGGACCTGGCAGGTAACGGTCCGCCCCGGCTCGGAACTGGTTATCCGTGCGACCGATGTCTACCCGGAAACCTATCCCGACGAATGGTACGTGGAACTCCGCGACGGGGAGAACCGGCTCAACCGGGCGGTCGCGTTCCCGGCCACCAACAATGCACCGGTAAAAGGCGTGATAGCGTCCGGCAATGCAACGGTGATCGTGCACTACTTTGGCGGCCCGGCCCGGTTCCCGGCGGGCGTTGAACTCACCTTTGAAAGCCCGGCCGGGGAACCGCCGGCAGTCTCCCTGAAAAATACCATCCTCGAATACCCCATCATCGTGATCTATTCCGCGTCGTGGGCTACTCTGATCGCACTCATTGTCGTGATCTTCTGGGTCCACCGCCGCAACCACAAGCCGTAA
- a CDS encoding CRISPR-associated endonuclease Cas6, which produces MNYPYDLCASFVDTTETIEPDPMILNTFTLTLDPANPMAGTIKELRGFFAAKLAGYTELHKNDTTAFIYRYPVIQYKLIKNIHTVIGINEGAEVLKTICDESPEIRPGTETWRITGHSTGIAAGEFGIADTLHTYEFLTPWLPFSQENYKRFYKLKGKEERDGFVQKILVQNIGSLSKSLGYENPAPIRCDTNLHFQKDRIGDVTDMTFTGKFQANFVIPDLLGIGKSVSSGFGTVRQIPPK; this is translated from the coding sequence ATGAATTACCCTTATGACCTCTGCGCATCATTTGTAGATACCACAGAAACGATCGAGCCAGACCCCATGATCCTCAACACCTTCACCCTGACCCTTGACCCGGCCAATCCGATGGCCGGCACAATTAAGGAGCTGCGCGGGTTCTTTGCCGCAAAATTAGCCGGGTACACCGAACTCCACAAGAACGATACTACCGCGTTCATCTACCGGTACCCGGTCATCCAGTACAAGCTGATCAAAAACATCCATACCGTGATTGGCATCAACGAAGGTGCAGAAGTCCTCAAAACAATCTGCGATGAATCTCCCGAAATCCGGCCGGGCACGGAGACCTGGCGGATCACCGGGCACAGCACCGGGATCGCGGCCGGGGAGTTCGGGATCGCAGACACGCTCCATACCTATGAGTTCCTGACGCCCTGGCTCCCGTTCAGCCAGGAGAACTACAAGAGGTTCTACAAACTCAAAGGCAAAGAGGAACGGGACGGATTTGTCCAGAAGATCCTGGTCCAGAACATCGGGTCCCTCTCAAAATCGCTTGGCTATGAGAACCCCGCGCCCATCAGATGCGATACGAACCTCCATTTCCAGAAAGACCGGATCGGGGATGTCACCGACATGACCTTTACCGGGAAATTCCAGGCAAATTTCGTGATCCCCGATCTCCTTGGCATCGGGAAATCCGTCTCGTCAGGGTTTGGCACGGTACGCCAGATCCCGCCGAAATAA
- a CDS encoding rubrerythrin family protein has translation MTTQKDAMEAFAGESQANRKYQAFSEKAAAEGFKNIATLYKAASEAEAIHAKRLLKVLGAVGTTEKNLEGSVEGETHEYTSMYPAFVRDAEAEKKSEAVMTFTHAMKAEEVHAGLYKKALAAIKAGHDLGSEKIFLCPVCGNIEIGKAPDKCPICGVFGKQFKEITL, from the coding sequence ATGACAACCCAGAAGGATGCAATGGAAGCATTTGCCGGCGAATCGCAGGCAAACCGGAAATACCAGGCATTTTCCGAAAAAGCAGCCGCCGAGGGGTTTAAGAATATCGCAACGCTCTACAAGGCCGCATCGGAGGCAGAGGCCATCCACGCGAAACGACTCTTAAAAGTGCTCGGGGCAGTAGGAACCACCGAGAAGAACCTTGAGGGCAGCGTCGAGGGAGAGACCCACGAGTACACCTCGATGTATCCCGCGTTTGTCAGGGACGCCGAGGCAGAGAAGAAGAGCGAAGCCGTGATGACCTTCACCCACGCCATGAAGGCCGAAGAGGTCCACGCGGGACTGTACAAAAAAGCGCTTGCCGCCATCAAGGCCGGCCACGACCTCGGGAGCGAGAAGATCTTCCTCTGCCCGGTCTGCGGCAACATCGAGATCGGCAAGGCCCCGGACAAGTGCCCGATCTGCGGCGTGTTCGGCAAGCAGTTCAAGGAAATCACCCTCTGA
- the tfrA gene encoding fumarate reductase (CoM/CoB) subunit TfrA, translating into MHADDVVDCHVLVIGSGGAGVRAAIEAAGSGDVVMVTKTIAGKGGCTTMAEGGYNAVLREADSCEIHYEDTLKGGAYLNDPELVKALVKESPLRISDLIRWGAVFDFTEKDEVAQRPFGGQRFPRTCYAGDRTGHEMMKTLVERLAGTDVTKLEEVTVIDLLKDGDRVAGALALDEKGELVAITADSTILATGGGTKVYDVSTNSSSGTGDGYAMGYRAGAELVDMEMVQFHPTGAVFPYDARGRLITEAVRGEGGVLKNNLGERFMKRYDPDRMELSTRDVVSRAIATEIAQGRGTERGGVYLDVTHLPAEQIETRLPVMLEQFLTYGVDIRKEPMEVAPTAHHIMGGLRITPECRTTIPGLFACGESAGGVQGANRLGGNALADTQVFGKRAGAAAAQEERRAKKVDPAQIERQRNRLDRFLAGTENPADARKDLQLAMWKGAGIFRDEAGIKAALATANRLAQVPVKAASARNLADCCILENMLVTASLICRSALLRPESRGANMRTDLTQEWDALHSPFGHTYISKNREGIEKRKVAA; encoded by the coding sequence ATGCATGCAGACGACGTGGTGGACTGCCATGTGCTCGTGATCGGGAGCGGCGGCGCCGGGGTCCGGGCGGCAATCGAGGCCGCGGGGTCCGGCGATGTCGTGATGGTCACAAAAACCATTGCGGGAAAGGGCGGCTGCACCACGATGGCCGAAGGGGGCTACAACGCGGTGCTTCGCGAGGCCGATTCCTGCGAGATCCACTACGAGGATACGCTCAAAGGGGGAGCGTATTTAAACGACCCGGAGCTGGTAAAAGCGCTGGTGAAAGAATCGCCGCTCCGGATATCCGACCTGATCCGGTGGGGTGCAGTCTTTGATTTCACCGAAAAGGACGAAGTTGCCCAGCGCCCGTTCGGGGGCCAGCGGTTCCCCCGGACCTGTTATGCCGGGGACCGGACCGGCCACGAGATGATGAAGACGCTTGTTGAGCGCCTTGCCGGGACGGACGTGACAAAACTCGAAGAGGTGACGGTGATCGATCTCCTCAAAGACGGCGACCGGGTGGCGGGGGCGCTTGCCCTTGACGAGAAAGGGGAGCTTGTCGCGATCACGGCCGACAGCACGATCCTTGCCACCGGCGGCGGGACGAAAGTCTACGATGTCTCCACGAACTCGTCGAGCGGGACCGGCGACGGGTACGCCATGGGCTACCGGGCGGGAGCGGAACTCGTCGATATGGAGATGGTCCAGTTCCACCCGACCGGCGCGGTGTTCCCGTACGATGCAAGGGGCCGGCTCATTACCGAAGCCGTGCGGGGCGAGGGCGGGGTTTTGAAGAACAATCTCGGCGAGCGGTTCATGAAGCGGTACGACCCGGACCGGATGGAACTCTCCACGCGCGACGTGGTCTCCCGGGCGATTGCAACCGAGATCGCACAGGGCCGGGGCACGGAACGCGGCGGCGTGTACCTCGACGTGACCCACCTGCCGGCCGAACAGATCGAGACCCGGCTGCCGGTGATGCTCGAACAGTTCCTCACGTACGGCGTGGATATACGAAAAGAGCCCATGGAAGTCGCTCCCACGGCCCACCACATCATGGGCGGCCTGCGGATCACGCCCGAATGCAGGACAACGATCCCCGGCCTCTTTGCCTGCGGGGAATCTGCCGGCGGCGTGCAGGGCGCAAACCGGCTCGGCGGGAACGCCCTTGCCGACACGCAGGTCTTCGGGAAACGGGCGGGCGCGGCAGCCGCACAGGAAGAGCGCCGGGCAAAAAAGGTGGACCCGGCCCAGATCGAACGCCAGAGGAACCGGCTCGACCGGTTCCTTGCCGGGACAGAAAACCCGGCGGACGCGAGAAAGGATCTCCAGCTCGCAATGTGGAAGGGCGCCGGGATCTTCCGGGACGAGGCGGGGATAAAAGCCGCGCTTGCCACCGCAAACCGGCTCGCGCAGGTGCCGGTCAAAGCCGCATCGGCCCGGAACCTTGCGGACTGTTGTATCCTTGAGAACATGCTTGTTACCGCTTCGCTCATCTGCCGCTCGGCGCTCCTCCGGCCCGAGTCCCGGGGCGCCAACATGCGGACCGATCTCACGCAGGAATGGGACGCGCTGCACTCGCCCTTCGGCCACACGTACATCTCGAAGAACCGCGAGGGGATCGAAAAGAGGAAGGTGGCGGCATGA
- a CDS encoding flavodoxin family protein produces MRKKVVGLLGSPLSEGNTARLLSSALDGARDAGCETELIDVTCLQFQSCQEMFFCREHDTCILDDDMQQMFPKLASADGLIVATPVMTMGIPGMLKSLMDRCQVFFMAKYHRKQPLVPPEKRDTRAGLFICIAGMDIPEVFVGPKLSMRAFFDIIDCRYGDELLVNGMDRIGDLRDQPAITGAAYKKGYELGVSIGGAGRSGPPGGTPAPDLPGLGQDPR; encoded by the coding sequence ATGAGAAAGAAGGTCGTCGGGCTCCTGGGGAGCCCCTTATCCGAGGGGAACACCGCCCGGCTCCTTTCATCCGCACTTGACGGCGCACGGGACGCCGGCTGCGAGACGGAACTCATCGACGTGACCTGTCTCCAGTTCCAGTCCTGCCAGGAGATGTTCTTCTGCCGCGAGCACGACACCTGCATCCTCGACGACGACATGCAGCAGATGTTCCCGAAACTCGCTTCTGCCGACGGCCTGATCGTGGCAACCCCGGTCATGACGATGGGCATCCCCGGGATGCTCAAGTCGCTCATGGACCGGTGCCAGGTCTTTTTCATGGCCAAGTACCACCGGAAACAGCCGCTTGTCCCGCCTGAAAAGCGCGACACGAGAGCCGGCCTCTTCATCTGCATTGCCGGCATGGACATCCCCGAGGTCTTTGTCGGCCCGAAATTATCCATGCGGGCATTCTTCGACATCATCGACTGCCGGTACGGGGACGAGCTGCTGGTAAACGGCATGGACCGGATCGGGGATCTCCGGGATCAGCCGGCAATCACCGGCGCAGCGTACAAAAAAGGATACGAACTCGGCGTCTCGATCGGCGGGGCCGGACGGTCCGGCCCGCCCGGCGGGACACCGGCACCGGACCTGCCCGGGCTCGGGCAGGATCCCCGGTGA
- the radC gene encoding RadC family protein translates to MKEVPEHDRPREKIAKKGAVTLSDTELVEAILGRGIQGRDVRAIARDITALLGDRSREVRYEDILGTGGIGPSKAAQIMASLELGRRRYEPAGSVVIKKPDDVLVLVAEYRDKPQEHFICISLTGAGEVIERRVVTIGILNHSLVHPREVFAEAIARRAASVICVHNHPSGSLDASPQDIAITRQLSEAGALLGIPLLDHIIVTKTGYASMKEQGLL, encoded by the coding sequence ATGAAGGAGGTGCCGGAGCATGACCGGCCCCGGGAAAAGATCGCAAAGAAAGGCGCCGTTACCCTCTCGGATACCGAACTGGTCGAAGCGATCCTCGGCCGCGGGATACAAGGCCGGGACGTACGGGCCATTGCCCGGGACATCACCGCGCTCCTGGGGGACCGGTCCCGCGAGGTCCGGTACGAGGACATCCTCGGCACCGGGGGCATCGGCCCGTCGAAAGCAGCCCAGATCATGGCAAGCCTCGAACTCGGGCGCCGGCGCTACGAACCGGCCGGTTCGGTTGTGATAAAAAAGCCGGACGATGTCCTTGTCCTGGTCGCAGAGTACCGCGACAAGCCCCAGGAGCATTTCATCTGCATCAGCCTGACCGGTGCCGGCGAGGTGATCGAACGCCGGGTGGTCACGATCGGGATCCTCAACCACAGCCTGGTCCACCCCCGCGAGGTCTTTGCCGAAGCGATTGCCCGCCGGGCGGCCTCGGTCATCTGCGTGCACAACCATCCCTCGGGATCGCTCGACGCAAGCCCCCAGGACATTGCGATCACCCGGCAGTTATCGGAGGCCGGCGCCCTGCTCGGGATCCCGCTGCTCGACCACATTATCGTCACAAAGACCGGGTATGCGAGCATGAAAGAGCAAGGTCTCCTCTGA
- a CDS encoding Uxx-star family glutaredoxin-like (seleno)protein, translated as MSTVTVYSTQNCPYCRMAKAFLDKQNVPYTAIDVGTDRAAAQKMIDLTGQRGVPVIVVDDEVIVGFDSERLNELFGTPVESERYDAIIVGAGPAGLTAGVYCARKLLKTLIVSENVGGQALESWAIENYPGYRMITGEDLMKKFEEQVRTLDVRLELVGVKSIRQGAEGLFEVTTASGTLLLAKSVILTQGKQPKMLGVPGEENYLGRGLSICATCDGPLYKGKKVAVVGGGNSGVQTAIEMSGIASSVSLIARSTIKADPVYVKKLDGIKNITIHQHSQIAGLSGDKFLSRITLKTEGQPDQEIGIDGVFIEIGWTPNTGFLDGLVDLNDRGEIVVDVDGKTSRPGVFAAGDVTSVKSKQIIIAAGDGAKAALEAYEYLMKQG; from the coding sequence ATGAGCACGGTTACCGTTTATTCGACCCAGAACTGCCCGTACTGCCGGATGGCAAAGGCATTCCTGGACAAGCAGAACGTCCCCTACACCGCCATCGATGTGGGCACCGACCGGGCTGCGGCACAGAAGATGATCGATCTGACCGGCCAGCGGGGCGTGCCGGTGATCGTGGTCGATGACGAAGTGATCGTGGGCTTTGATTCGGAGCGCTTAAACGAGCTCTTCGGGACGCCGGTGGAGAGCGAACGCTACGATGCGATCATCGTGGGCGCCGGCCCGGCCGGGCTCACCGCGGGCGTGTACTGCGCACGGAAGCTCCTAAAGACCCTGATCGTGTCGGAGAATGTGGGCGGGCAGGCGCTCGAATCGTGGGCGATCGAGAACTACCCGGGCTACCGGATGATCACGGGCGAGGACCTGATGAAGAAGTTCGAGGAGCAGGTGCGCACGCTCGATGTCCGGCTCGAACTGGTGGGGGTAAAAAGCATCCGGCAGGGCGCCGAAGGATTGTTCGAGGTCACGACCGCGTCCGGCACGCTTCTTTTGGCAAAGAGCGTGATCTTAACGCAGGGCAAGCAGCCCAAGATGCTCGGGGTCCCGGGCGAGGAGAACTATCTTGGCCGGGGCCTTTCGATCTGCGCGACCTGCGACGGTCCGCTCTACAAGGGAAAGAAGGTGGCGGTGGTGGGCGGCGGGAACTCCGGCGTCCAGACCGCGATCGAGATGAGCGGGATCGCATCGTCCGTGAGCCTGATCGCGAGGAGCACCATAAAAGCCGACCCGGTGTACGTGAAGAAGCTCGACGGGATAAAAAACATCACGATTCACCAGCATTCGCAGATCGCCGGGCTCTCGGGCGACAAGTTCCTTTCCCGCATCACCTTAAAGACGGAGGGGCAGCCCGACCAGGAGATCGGCATTGACGGCGTCTTTATCGAGATCGGCTGGACGCCGAACACCGGGTTCCTCGACGGGCTCGTGGATCTCAATGACCGCGGCGAAATTGTCGTGGACGTGGACGGGAAGACGAGCCGGCCCGGGGTCTTTGCAGCAGGCGATGTGACCTCGGTAAAAAGCAAGCAGATCATTATCGCTGCCGGGGATGGGGCAAAGGCGGCTCTCGAAGCGTACGAGTACCTGATGAAACAGGGCTGA